In the genome of Candidatus Ornithobacterium hominis, the window AGCTGATGACATTAGAACAGGACCAATCTCAACAGATTTACCAGAATTTGAGCAAGCTGAAAAAGAAGTGGTAGAGAGCATCAACTATTTTATTAATAATAACGGAACTAAATCTGTTGACCATTTCCACAAGAAATTAGGACAAATCATGTGGAACAAAGTTGGAATGGCCAGAAATGCTCAAGGATTGCAAGAAGCCATCAAAGAAATTGCGGAGCTGAGAGAAGAATACTATAAAGACGTTTATGTTCCAGGTACAGCAGATGAACTTAACCCTGAGCTAGAGAAAGCACTTCGTGTAGCAGACTTTATGGAATTAGGACAACTGATGGCAATGGACGCTCTAAATAGAAATGAAAGTGCAGGAGGGCATTTCCGCCAAGAATATCAAACCGAAGACGGTGAAGCTAAGCGAGATGATGAAAACTACACCTATGTTGCTGCTTGGCAGTACCATGGGGCAGATATTAATACCGAAGAATTGCATAAAGAGCATTTAGAGTTTAACTATATTGAATTGAAACAACGTTCATATAAATAAGAAACTATAATGGCAGATAAAAATATAAATATCACACTTAAAATTTGGCGTCAAAAAAACGCACAAAGCAAAGGTAAAATAGAAACATATAAGCTAAATAATGTTTCCCAAGCAAGCTCTTTTCTAGAAATGATGGATCAGCTCAACGAGCAGCTGATAGAAGAAAGAAAAGAACCTGTTGCTTTTGACCACGATTGTAGAGAAGGTATTTGTGGAACGTGTTCACTTTACATCAATGGTAGACCTCATGGTCCCGATAACGCCATTACCACTTGCCAATTGCACATGCGCAGCTTTAATGATGGAGACACCATTTATATAGAACCTTGGCGTTCAGTAGCTTTTCCTGTGATAAAGGATTTGATTGTTGATCGATCGGCTTTTGAAAGAATTCAGCAAGCAGGGGGCTATATTTCTGTGGATACAACAGGAAACGCTGTAGATGCAAATGCTTTACCCATCCCTAAATTTGATGCAGATCGCTCCTTTGATGCAGCCGCTTGTATAGGTTGTGGAGCCTGTGTAGCTGCTTGTAAAAATGGTTCAGCTATGCTTTTTGTAGGAGCAAAGGTTTCTCAATTTGCATTGCTACCGCAAGGTAAAGTAGAGGCCGCAAGACGTGTGCAAAATATGGTGAAACAAATGGACTTGGAAGGATTTGGAAACTGTACCAACACGGAAGCTTGCGAAGCAGAGTGCCCGAAAGAAATTTCACTTGAAAATATCGCACGTATGAACCGTGAATATTTAAGCGCAAAAGTTTGCAGCGAAAGTGGAGTCAATGCCAAATAAATTTTTTAAGCCTTAGAAAAAAAGCCCTTTTTGTTTTCAAGAAAGGGCTTTTTCATTGATTTTTTCGAGTAAATGAATGATACTTTTTTCCACCATTATATAATCAGAATAAGAGCAAGATTTGTAAATGAAAATAATAATAAAATTCCCCTTTAATTTTCTTTTGTTTAAGCGAAAAGCCTCTCGCATTCTCCTTTTGATTTTATTTCTATCAACAGCTTTTTTAAAATGTCTTTTGGGTACAGCAAAAGCCACTTCACTATGGCTAGACACCTGAAAATCAGCAAAACAAGGCATTTCTAAACTTAAATAAATTGCTTGTATGGGGTGAGATTTTAGGGACTTTCCTTCGGAAAACAGAAAATCAAAACGTTTTTTGTGAATTAGTTTTTCTTTTTTAGGAAATTTATGTTTCAATTTTAAATCAAAATTTATGAGGGAAAACAAAGTTCAATATTACAAAATCTAATTTAAATGAGTTGAAAATTCGGTAAAATAAACTTTAAAATAGATTTAAATCTTGATATTTTTTTAAGCCTTAAAAAAATTAAGTCAAAAACTTGATTAAAAACTTTTGTACCTTTGTTGCTTCAAAATTAAATTAAATTAAAAATATGTACCCAGAAGAAATTGTAAATCCAATGAAAGCTGAATTAACTCAGAATGGTTTTGAGGATTTAGATTCGATAGAAAAAGTTCAAGAATTCTTAAAAAAAGAAGGTACTTCACTTGTCGTCGTAAATAGTGTTTGTGGTTGTGCAGCGGGAGGAGCTCGCCCTGGTGTGGTTTTGTCTTTGGCAAATGAAAAGTCTCCCCAAAACTTGGGAACCGTCTTTGCTGGATTTGATATTGAAGCGACAAAAGTGGCGCGTGAGGCAATGTTGCCTTTCCCTCCAAGCTCGCCCTCTGTTGCTTTATTCAAAGATGGAGAGCTAGTGCATATGCTAGAGCGTCACCATATTGAGGGGCATTCACCACAAATGATTGCAGAGAATTTAAAGCAAGCATACAACGAATTTTGTTAAATTTTTTTAAAGCCTTAGAAAAAAATGAAAGTATCCGTCGTAGGAGCGACAGGAATGGTAGGGGAAAAAATGCTACAAGTTCTGGAGGAGAGAAACTTTCCTGTAACTGAGCTTATTCCTGTTGCTTCAGAAAAATCTGTAGGAAAGGAAATTGAATTTAAAGGCCAAAAATATACGGTGAAATCTCTAGAAGCCGCTGTAGAAGAAAATTGTGATGTAGCGTTGTTCTCTGCGGGGGGGAGTATAAGCTTAGATTGGGCACCAAAATTCGCAGCAAAAGGAACCGTAGTTGTAGACAACTCTTCTGCTTGGCGTATGAATGAGGGTATAAAGTTGATTGTGCCAGAAATTAACGCAGATATTTTGACAAAAGAGGATAAAATTATAGCTAATCCCAATTGCTCGACAATACAGCTGGTAATGGTTCTGTATCCACTACACCAAAAATATGGAATAAAGCGAGTTGTAGTGTCTACTTACCAATCGGTGACGGGTACGGGCAAAGCTGCTGTAGACCAGTTGGATGGAGAGGTAAGAGGTGAAACCCCAACCAAGGTCTATCCGTATGAAATTTTCAAAAACGCACTGCCTCACTGCGACATTTTTGAAGAAAATGGCTACACTAAAGAAGAGATGAAGCTTACTCGCGAAACACAAAAAATCTTGGATGATAAGAGTATTGCTGTAACAGCAACGGCTGTGCGAGTTCCAGTACAGGGAGGGCACTCTGAGGCAGTAAATATTGAATTTGAAAAAGATTTTGATGAATCAGAAGTGAGGAAAATTCTAAACGAATCCCCTGGGGTTACTTTGCAAGATAATACGGATTCAAATATTTATCCGATGCCAAAATATGCAGAGGGTAAAAATGATGTATTTGTAGGGCGCATCAGAAGGGATTTTTCACAACCTAATTCGTTAAATTTATGGATTGTCTCTGATAATTTAAGAAAAGGTGCGGCGACTAATACTGTGCAAATTGCTGAGAAATTGCTAGAGAAAAAAATCATCGGATAAAAAAGAGAGGGAAAAATTTTAAAGCCTTATTTTAAAAAGCCGTTTCAATAAAATTAAGAAACGGCTACTTTTATGTTTTTTCTCTCAGGCTCTTCTTGGTCTATCTTTTAAATATTAAAATCTTAGAAATAAATTATAGATTTTGAGATACTTTTTTCATGCAAATTTTATGCAAAATACTCTGTAAGTTCTTTGAGAGAATCAAATTTTTTAAAATAATTTTCGCTATTACCGTAGCCCATTGTCACAAAAATGAATGGAATATTAGCCAACTTAGCTTCTTTTTCATCTTTTTCAGTATCACCAATATATACAGCATTTTTAAAACCGTATTTGTCTTTTAGCAATTGAATATTATGATGCTTTGATTTTTCATTCATACCGTAGGCAAAGGTGTCAGTAATAAACTCTTGTATATTAGCTCTTTCCATGAAATAATCTATACCCTTAGCTGGGCAATTGCTGACAATAAAAATGGAATAAACGGCTGATAATCTTTGCAGCATTTCAATCAAATATGGAAATAAAATTCCTTCTTTGTCTTGCATTCTTTGGTATTGTTTCTCGGCAATGGCTTTAAACCATTCCTTTTGTTGTTCTTCAGAAATGTTCCCAAAGATTTCATGTGTGAACTCGGCTGATTCTAAGCCCATATACTTTTGGAGCTCTTGTGGGGTATAAGATTTTTGAATGTTTTTTTCTTTTAGAAAATCATTGGTCGCGGCTGTGTAGAGTGTTAAAGGATCCCATAGAGTGCCGTCCATATCAAAAATCAATGCATCGAAATCTGTTTTTTTCATGATTAAAATTTTTTAAGCCTTAAAAAAAAATCTAACTGTTTAAAGCTATAAGAATAATAATTTTTTGAAAGATACAAATAAATTTATGATTTACTTATTTTTGTGTATGCACATTTCAAGCTCTCAAAACAAGCAAATTAAATATCTACTAAAATTACAACAGAAATCTAAATTTCGTAAAAAAACGAAGGAATTTCTAGTAGAGGGAGTGCAAGAAAATCAACTTGCATTGGCTAATGGGTACAAAAATAAAGGCTTCTATTGGGTAGAAGAAATTTTTAATAATGAATTTAATTTAGATAACTTCAATCAAGTTTCAATTTCAAAAGAAGTTTTTGAAAAATTAGCTTACCGAAAGACAACAGGAGGAATCATAGGGATTTATGAGCAGAAAGAATTTTCATTAAATCAAATTCAAAATCCAAAGCCAATAATTGTAGTGCTAGAAGAGATTGAAAAACCTGGCAATTTAGGCGCTATTTTACGCAGTTGTGATGCAATAAAAGCTGATGCAGTGGTGATATGTGACGAGCGTGTAGATTTTTATAACCCTAATGTCATCAGAAGCAGCGTGGGAACTTTGTTTTCAAACCGATTGATTTATAGCACTTCACAAGATTTTTTGAAATGGATCAAAAGAGAAAAATTAGCCTTATACGCTACTTATCTAAGAGAAGATACACAAAATTTGTTTGATTTAAATCTATCGGAAGGAGTTGCATGGGTTTTTGGGACAGAATCTTTTGGACTATCTGATTTTTGGATAGATGAAGGAGTGAAAACAGTGAAAATACCCATGAGTGGGCAGGTAGATTCTTTGAATGTAAGTAATGCCGTAGCTGTTTGCCTGTACGAGACTTGGAGACAAATTAATTTTTCTAAGCCTTAAAAAAAAAATTTAAATAAAAAGAATTGCTCTCTTTCCTAAGAGAGCAATTTTTATATTCAAACAAAAACTCTGATTTTTAAAAGATTACATAGTAGTGAAACGCAAAGTATTGGTAATTCCTTTCTTGAATACTGGCATAGCATTTAGATTGATGATAAAATCACCTTCTTTTACATAAGCTTTTTCCTTCAAGTAATTATTGACTTCCACCACTGTTTCATCTGTACTCTTCTCGCCTTCATAATAGAATGCACGGACGCCCCATAACAAGTTAAGCATTCCTAGTATTCTCTTATTTGGGGTGAATATAAAAATTCCAGACTCTGGCCTGTGGCTACTAATTTGGAAAGCGGTATAGCCAGAATAAGTCAGTGTAACAATGGCTTTAGTCTTAACATGTCTAGACATCTCCGTCGCGTTGTGGCAAATTACATTGGTGATAAACCTTTCATCTTCAGTGTCAGTCGGGCGATGCGGAGGAACGGTAATGTGTTTATCACTTTCGACAGTCATCAAAATATTCGAGATGGTTTTGATGACATCAATAGGGTATCGCCCCACAGAGGTTTCGCCACTGAGCATCACAGCATCGGCTCCATCCATCACTGAATTAGCAACATCGTTCACTTCTGCACGCGTAGGTGTAAGTGAATAGATCATACTTTCCATCATTTGTGTTGCGATGATGATAGGTTTTCTAGCTAATTTTGCTTTATCTACCAACATTTTCTGAGCCAAAGGCACTTCCTCCATTGGGATTTCAACGCCTAAATCTCCTCTAGCAACCATTAGACCATCACTTTTTTCTACAATTTCATCAATATTCAAAAGAGCTTCTGGTTTTTCGATTTTAGAAATAATCGGAATTTTATGATCAGCATTTTTTCTAATTAAATCTTGTAGAAGTTCAACATCTTGCGCATGGCGAACGAAGCTAAGTGCTATCCAATCAACTTGTTGTGATATAGCAAATTTAGCATCTTCGATGTCTTTTTCTGTCAATGCAGGGAGTGATATTTTTGTATTAGGTAAATTCACCCCTTTCTTAGATTTCAAAGCACCTCCTTGTATTACCTTTGCTTTTACATTCTTTTCTTTGTCAGTTTCAGTTACTTCCAAAATTAACTTTCCGTCATCAATTAAAATTCTTTCACCCACTTCTACATCTTGAGCAAACTGCGTATAAGTCATATAGACAACTTCCTTATTGCCATCTACTTTATCATTGGTAAACTTTAAAATATCACCAGGTTTCAGCTCAGAACCTTCAGCCACGTTACCTATGCGTAATTTAGGACCTTGTAAATCCGCTAAAATTCCAACCGCTAAATCTTCTTCTTCGTTGATTTCACGGATGAACTTTATCCTATCCTCAACATCTTGATAATCAGCATGGGAAAAATTGATTCTAAATACATTAACGCCACTAAGCATCATTTGTCTAATGATTTCTTTGGACGAAGTTGATGGGCCTAAAGTCGCAACAATTTTGGTTTTTTTATCAATGTTTGTGTTCTTCATAAAACTAATCGTTTTTTTTCATTTTCTAGCAGGTCAATTTCTTGTACAGTGATTGCCAAGCCAGCCGACTGCAAAGATAATGGAATCTGATGAGGCTGCGTAAGATTAATATCAAGTTTTAGTATATAATTGAAATTTTTAAAGCGTTGAAAAAGAAAATTGGAGGTATTTATGTGACTAAATAAGCTATTTTCTATATAAATTTTTTTATTATGAGATTTATTTTTGATTAAATAGATTTTCATTTCTTCAAAAGAAATATTCATGGTATAGACAGAGTAGCAAAAGATTTCTTGATTAGAGCGAATATCTAAATCCTCTTCTCTACAAAATGAAAAGTTCAATGCTTGGTTGATTTTATAGATCAATTTATATTCAGGATAAGTTTTAAACTTTATACCGTAGTAGAGAAATTCAT includes:
- a CDS encoding succinate dehydrogenase/fumarate reductase iron-sulfur subunit, with the protein product MADKNINITLKIWRQKNAQSKGKIETYKLNNVSQASSFLEMMDQLNEQLIEERKEPVAFDHDCREGICGTCSLYINGRPHGPDNAITTCQLHMRSFNDGDTIYIEPWRSVAFPVIKDLIVDRSAFERIQQAGGYISVDTTGNAVDANALPIPKFDADRSFDAAACIGCGACVAACKNGSAMLFVGAKVSQFALLPQGKVEAARRVQNMVKQMDLEGFGNCTNTEACEAECPKEISLENIARMNREYLSAKVCSESGVNAK
- the rnpA gene encoding ribonuclease P protein component — translated: MKHKFPKKEKLIHKKRFDFLFSEGKSLKSHPIQAIYLSLEMPCFADFQVSSHSEVAFAVPKRHFKKAVDRNKIKRRMREAFRLNKRKLKGNFIIIFIYKSCSYSDYIMVEKSIIHLLEKINEKALS
- a CDS encoding BrxA/BrxB family bacilliredoxin, whose product is MYPEEIVNPMKAELTQNGFEDLDSIEKVQEFLKKEGTSLVVVNSVCGCAAGGARPGVVLSLANEKSPQNLGTVFAGFDIEATKVAREAMLPFPPSSPSVALFKDGELVHMLERHHIEGHSPQMIAENLKQAYNEFC
- a CDS encoding aspartate-semialdehyde dehydrogenase; the encoded protein is MKVSVVGATGMVGEKMLQVLEERNFPVTELIPVASEKSVGKEIEFKGQKYTVKSLEAAVEENCDVALFSAGGSISLDWAPKFAAKGTVVVDNSSAWRMNEGIKLIVPEINADILTKEDKIIANPNCSTIQLVMVLYPLHQKYGIKRVVVSTYQSVTGTGKAAVDQLDGEVRGETPTKVYPYEIFKNALPHCDIFEENGYTKEEMKLTRETQKILDDKSIAVTATAVRVPVQGGHSEAVNIEFEKDFDESEVRKILNESPGVTLQDNTDSNIYPMPKYAEGKNDVFVGRIRRDFSQPNSLNLWIVSDNLRKGAATNTVQIAEKLLEKKIIG
- a CDS encoding HAD family hydrolase, coding for MKKTDFDALIFDMDGTLWDPLTLYTAATNDFLKEKNIQKSYTPQELQKYMGLESAEFTHEIFGNISEEQQKEWFKAIAEKQYQRMQDKEGILFPYLIEMLQRLSAVYSIFIVSNCPAKGIDYFMERANIQEFITDTFAYGMNEKSKHHNIQLLKDKYGFKNAVYIGDTEKDEKEAKLANIPFIFVTMGYGNSENYFKKFDSLKELTEYFA
- a CDS encoding TrmH family RNA methyltransferase yields the protein MIYLFLCMHISSSQNKQIKYLLKLQQKSKFRKKTKEFLVEGVQENQLALANGYKNKGFYWVEEIFNNEFNLDNFNQVSISKEVFEKLAYRKTTGGIIGIYEQKEFSLNQIQNPKPIIVVLEEIEKPGNLGAILRSCDAIKADAVVICDERVDFYNPNVIRSSVGTLFSNRLIYSTSQDFLKWIKREKLALYATYLREDTQNLFDLNLSEGVAWVFGTESFGLSDFWIDEGVKTVKIPMSGQVDSLNVSNAVAVCLYETWRQINFSKP
- the pyk gene encoding pyruvate kinase, which gives rise to MKNTNIDKKTKIVATLGPSTSSKEIIRQMMLSGVNVFRINFSHADYQDVEDRIKFIREINEEEDLAVGILADLQGPKLRIGNVAEGSELKPGDILKFTNDKVDGNKEVVYMTYTQFAQDVEVGERILIDDGKLILEVTETDKEKNVKAKVIQGGALKSKKGVNLPNTKISLPALTEKDIEDAKFAISQQVDWIALSFVRHAQDVELLQDLIRKNADHKIPIISKIEKPEALLNIDEIVEKSDGLMVARGDLGVEIPMEEVPLAQKMLVDKAKLARKPIIIATQMMESMIYSLTPTRAEVNDVANSVMDGADAVMLSGETSVGRYPIDVIKTISNILMTVESDKHITVPPHRPTDTEDERFITNVICHNATEMSRHVKTKAIVTLTYSGYTAFQISSHRPESGIFIFTPNKRILGMLNLLWGVRAFYYEGEKSTDETVVEVNNYLKEKAYVKEGDFIINLNAMPVFKKGITNTLRFTTM
- a CDS encoding IPExxxVDY family protein, with amino-acid sequence MSILLLDEIEEDEFLYYGIKFKTYPEYKLIYKINQALNFSFCREEDLDIRSNQEIFCYSVYTMNISFEEMKIYLIKNKSHNKKIYIENSLFSHINTSNFLFQRFKNFNYILKLDINLTQPHQIPLSLQSAGLAITVQEIDLLENEKKRLVL